Within the Candidatus Babeliaceae bacterium genome, the region GATAAACAAGCATTTGATTATCTTATAAAAAGGCCAACTTATTTTTCAAAAGCAAAAATAGAAATCCCAGTAGATTTATCTTTTGACAGCCTAAAAACATGGATCGCTAAAAATTAATATGAAAAAATTATCACAGGATTTTATTGCGAATATGAGCGGCCCGGCATTAGACAAAGTTAAAGTCACATTTGCAGATGTAATTGATGTTAACAAGTACCCTTTTTCTCTACCGATCATTAAGAATTTACAAGAAATAGAATTTCCCACACAAGTTACTTTTTTCATTGGAGAAAACGGCTCTGGCAAATCAACCATACTTGAAGCAATCGCCTATAAGGCTGGTTTTGGTATCGAAGGTGGCAGTAAAAACATCAACTTTGCCACAACACATCAAAACGCTTACAACGGTACACAAAATCTTGCTGATGCCTTTACGCTTTCGTGGCGCAGCAAACCCGCCAATCAAAATGGTTATTTTTTTAGGGCCGAAAGCTTTTTTAATATAGCCAATTATATTGATGAACTAGCCAAAGAAGATTTTAAAGCTTACGCCTCATATGGCGGAAAATCATTACACGCCCAATCACATGGCGAAAGTTTTCTGGCATTTTTTAATAACCGTCTTGGTGACGGTGGTTTTTTTATTTTGGATGAACCGGAAGCAGCCTTATCACCCCAACGGCAATTATCATTGCTTGCCATCATGCATAAAATCTGCAAAAATCCCCATTCTCAATTTATTATCGCAACACACTCACCGATACTGTTGGCATACCCCAATGCAACCATTTATTCTTGCGATTCAGATACGTTAACCAAAATTGCATATACTGATGCGCAACATTATAAAATTACAAAACAGTTCTTAGATAATCCAGACCGCTATTTACATCATTTATTTGAAGATTAGCCTATAACATAGGCACCTCTACTACTTTTCAACTTTTTTTATTGCTTCAACTTAAATCAAACCTATATCATAAAAAATATGTAAAAATTTTTTTACGCTTTTTTAGGGAAAAATAATGATGTACATCAAAAAAATACTCTATTTTTTATCACTACATTTCATATTTTTTTGCCATATGATCGCCGCGCCTCGTGTATACATAATTGGAGATAGTCATTCCAATTGGGGTTTTAGCAATATGGGGCAAACAGAATACATTTTTACTTATAATGACGTAACAAAAATACCATTTTCTATTCATTGGACAGCATCAAAAACTATACGCGACGTTATAACTCAAGGATTGGATATCACTCAATATGGGGCTCGAGAAAATGATATCGCTCTCTTTACTTTTGGTGAAGTAGATGTGCGACACTACAGCATTGACAAAGAAAGAGAAAATAAAAATTTTGATAAAGTTCTTGATTCTCTTGTTGCAAACTATATTGCAATAATTAATCAGAATAAAAAACGTTATAACAACTTTCACTGCATCATAATGGAAGTCATGCCGCCAGTATCTAACCCCGGTTTTTATGGACCACTTGCAGATAGAATTTCAATAACACATGCATTAAACAAAAAATTAAGCGAAGCTTGCAGGATACACGATATACTCTTTTTGCGGCTACATGATCTTTATGCAAATCCAGATGGCTCACTCAATTCTGCCCTATCCGACGGCTGCGTTCATATTAATATGAATCACAATTTACCCCTCAGACGCCGTTTAATAGAATTGTTATTAGAATCAAAAATTAACGTACACTGATCTATTTATGCCATGTATTATAAGCAAGCACGCCACCAACAGCCGCAGCGCTTATGATGCCCAAACCTATTGCACATTTTTGCTGAGACTGACCAGATTTACCATACGCCTCAATGTCTTGCTCCACCTTTGGTATTACCTTGTCCGAAAAATAAGTAATTTGCTCTGTAAATATTTTTAACTCTGGCCCTTGAAAACCTTCATCAGAACCCTGCGAGCAAGACGCAATTTTATAGGGGCTTTTACCCGTACCATATGCATGGCTTGCAACTGTTTTTAAAATCCTCATGCGACTTTCTGAGCTAACATGAGAAATTTTTGATCCAAGAAAATAGATCAGATCAATATAATTTAATATTGTTTTATCGTTTATCTTCGTAAAAACACCTGATAAAATAGACACATCAACCGCCTCACAATTTTTTCTCAAATCGCTTATGAATATCGGCTTGTACAAATCCAATTGGAGTAGGTCAGTACCTCGATCGCCTAAATTTTTTTTTAAGTCCAATACGGATATTTTATCTTCGTTGAAAATTGCTACTTTCGCAGTACCGGAAGACCACAAATACCCACTCACTCCCAGCCCAATAGTGCCCAAAAATAACGCGCCAGTTTGCATGGGAGAAAAGGGCATGTCATGAAACCAAGATTGCCCAAAAGATGGACAGGGCACGCTTAAAAAAATAAATAGTGCAATTTTATAGGTACGCATATTGTTCCAATACAATTAATGTTAATACAATCTATCATAAGCAAGCACGCCACCAACAGCTGCAGCACTTATGGCGCCCAAACCTAGCGCCCAATTCTGTTGAGAAAAACCCGCTTTACGACAGGCTTTAATATCTTGCTCAACCTTTGGTATTACTTTGTCCGAAAAATGAGTAATTTGCTCCTTAAAGCTTTTGAACTCTAACTTTTGAAAACCGCTATCAGAACTCCGTGAGCAAGACGCAATTTCATAGGGATTGCTATATGTGACATAATATGTATGTGACGCCATCGCTCGCGCAACCCTAACACGAGCCTCTTTTTTGTATTTTTCGACCAGCCTTGATTCAAGAAAAAGCATTGTCTCGCCCCAAGATAATGTTTCATTTTTTTTAATTTTTTCTTCAATAGTCTTATCCGCCAGCCAAGCCTTGCTCAGTATCCCATAAATAAACCTATGAAAGAGCTCTTTTGAACATTTTTTCTTAATTTTTTCTAATTGAGGCGCATAAGTGTTATCATGAACAATATCAACTAATTTCAGATCAGACTTTAAATCGCTCAGCAAATCTTCATCCATCACATCTGCATCATAGTCGGTACAACTGTTTATTTTTTCAGCACCGGAAGACCACAAATACCCACTCACTCCCAGCCCAATAGTGCCCAAAAATAACGCGCCAGTTTGCATGGGAGAAAAGGGCATGTCATGAAACCAAGATTGCCCAAAAGATGGGCTCGGCACGCTTAACAAAATAGATAATGCTATTGTATATGTACGCATATTGTTCCAAGTAAAAAATGTGTGTATTAAATAAAAAAACTGGCTCGCGCCAGCTGTAATTATACTATTCAGTATAAAGATTTTTTTGAAATTGCGCCCGCCAGGCGTAGTTCGAAGAACGAAGCGTGGCGGGAATGATGGGACTCGAACCCACGACCTTCCGCGTGACAGGCGGACGCTCTAACCAGCTGAGCTACATCCCCAAAAATTTTTCTTCTGACTACTTCTCTGCCTGGGTGACAGAAAAATATGGCTCTGTGAAATAGCCGCCGAGTCGACACGCTTTGCTCAGGACGAGCGCGGCGCCGAAACTTGGCTCCTCGGGCAGGATTCGAACCTGCGACCTAACGATTAACAGTCGTGTGCTCTACCGCTGAGCTACCGAGGAATACTTGGTGGGCGGTGCAGGATTCGAACCTGCGACCCCCAGTTTGTAAGACTGATGCTCTGCCAGCTGAGCTAACCGCCCCCCTGTAAACTAATTACAAGATGCTTAAATTGTAATTAAAGCTTCACAAAATGTCAAAAAATTTATGATAGGTTACTATCTTTTTATAAATAAAGATATACTTAACTCTGTAAAACAGACTTACGCTATAACCCTGGAGTCATAAAGCATGGCAAAAATAGCTGATTACCTCAAAAATATTTTCTACCTGCTGATCATAGTTCAATTAGTCCCTCTTCTTTTTATGGTTATAAAAAAGCAATATAACAACGTTATGAACCCCAAAACAAAAGTTGCTGTTATCACAATAAAAGGGACCGTCGACAATGCGAGCCAATATACAAAGCATTTACAAAAATATTTTAAAGATAAAGAAATAAAAGCACTCTTATTAAAAATAGATTCACCAGGAGGAACAGCAGGAACAGCTCAAACTATTTTTAATGAAATAAAAGAGCTTAAAAAAGAATTCCCCAAGCCAATTGTCAGCCTGGTTGAAAATAGCTGCGCCTCAGGAGCATATTATATCGCCTGCGCCACCGACACCATTATTGCACCGGCATCATCATTTATCGGCAGCATTGGGGTCTATATTACACAACCAAATTTTAAAGAGTTTATAGAACAATTTAAAATTCATTATAGCGTTACTCAAAGCGGCATGTATAAAACAGTTGGAGATCCCCTTTTAGCACCAACCACTGAAGGCCAAGCGTTATTACAAGAACTCACTCATGATACGTATCAACAATTTATTAGTGATGTAGCAGAATGCAGGCATATACCGTTGCAATCCAACAAAGAATGGGCTGATGGTAAAATATTTACTGGAAGACAAGCACTTGGACTCAAGCTCATAGACAAACTAGGATGTTTTTCAACAACAGAAAAAATAATTAAAGAAAAAGCATGCATAACAACTGAGATAGAATGGATTAAACCATCAAAGCCGTCTCCACTCACAACGCTTTTCGGCGGAGATGATCAAGATGGTCAATCATATCTCGAGACTACATTAAATACCGTATATAGTTGGGTTACCAGCAAACTAGATATTGCAATAGTATAAAAATTAAGGGGGCAAAGCCCCCTTAGTTAATTACTTTTTTTCACAGATGGCGCATGGTTATTAAGATGCGCATACAATGGCCACCGTTTTTTATCTTTACTCAACATGTGTCGCTTTAAAATATACCCAACTTCAGGGTCTATATCTTTAAATTGCATACAAAGACATGTTGCTACGTGTGGATGAGCAGTAGTATCAACCATAGCCTTAAGCGACTGATGCACAAGAAGCATTAAAAAACTACACAATAAAATATATGCCTTCATACAAGCGATCCTCATTTTTTATATACAAGCGAACAAACTGAAATTGAACGAACATCAATCAGGGGCTCAATTTCAACAACATAACTAAATTCATTAAGTTTATACGATTTAATACGACCAAGCCCAAAGCCATGGGGGAAAATAAGACCGTCTCCTTTAGAAATTATCATATCTCCAACTTCAAGATTATTAAGATGGCTTACAAAAGTAAATGCAGTTGCATTAAATTCATGCAGGCCTTCATGAATTCCCTGAGCATGAGTTTTGGCGCACACGGCAGCAATCTTACAACTTGGATCAGTAATCAAAATTATTTTACAATAGTAGGGATACACCTCAACTACGCGCCCGAGCAAACAATTATTGTGAACAGCCACCATGTCAACCTTAACGCCTGCATGGTGCCCCTTATCAAGCAGCAAATAATGCATATTTTGAGAAAAATTTTGTACGATAACATGCGCCTGTACAACATTTTCTTGGGAATATCGCTGCTCATATTCATACAATTCTTTATAATCTTCTAAATAAAGAGCAGTTGACACCAAGGCTATATTTTCTGCTAATAAAGCAGAATTGTCCTGACGATACTTATCAATAATTGTTGTTAACTCATCTATTGTTTTACGATTTTCAAGCATTTTTTTAATAGGTTTAATAACATGATGCTCACACATAATAACGGGGAATAAGATATATGAAGTTACATGCTCGACAGTTCCTGGTCTCAGGACAAACAATCTGCTCGCAGCAAAAAAAATAATACTACCGATAAGAAACATACGTAAAGAAATTAAAGAGTTTTGTTGATAAGCCATTACAATTCTTTTCTGAGTAAAAATAAAAAAATAGTTTAATTATAATACCACAGACCACTAAAAATCCATAGCAACTCGTACACCACAAGAACCAAGATCATGAACAATGTCGCATGAAAATCGACTATCCATAAATGATTGAGTAACGCGTAAAGCGGAAACGCCATAAATAATACCCAATCCAGCACCTGCAATAAGTTGCGAAGTAAAATGACGATTAGCTGATGCAAAATTAACAAAAATGCCTCCAGCAAAAATCCCTAAAGGAATCCCCCACGATAATCCCATAGATAAACCGAACAAAGTTGCAGCATATGCGGCTTCCATCATATGTCCTGAAGGGCATCCGCCATACGCCTTTTTAGAAGGGTCAAAATATTGATTTCTTGGTCGCAAGCAAGCATTTGTTTTAAATAATTTAAGAACTTTTTTACCAACCCATGTAAGCGGTAAAGAAATTGCAAACACTTGTGCTGTTGTTTGTAATTTCTTATTACAAGGATAAAAACTCAATGCAGAAAGCGCTATAAGCTCTACGGTTAATCCATGATTAGCGCAATGATAACACCATCGCGGCAATTGCTTTACATTATAATGATGTCGCGGACAATAAAAACAACGGTGCACTTTTTTATCAACAACCCGCCCAATAATATACGGTGGTGCAAGCGCCGCCATAATTTTAAGCGTGTCTTTAGTAAAAATATCAATCGTAAAATCAAGCATCGTTGAGGGTATTTTTTGCAAAGGCATGCAGATGGAAGGCTCCGAGCCCTCAAGCAAAAAACAATACATTACACAAAATGTCCAAAAATAAAGCAGTTTTTTACGTACGTCCATACCCCTGCCCCCTATAGTTCCCCCCTAGAGCATACTTAATTACGCAAAATAGATGCAATATTTGAATATTATTTTTAATAATTTTAGAATAATATTTCTAGATTTTTATTAATTAAAAAAAGCGTGACCACCAAATACATGTCTCATGAGAGCAATCAATTTAGTGGCAAAAGAGCCACCTGTTTTTAGTGAATCTTCTCGAATTTTAACCGCCTGCGCAATAAGAGAAGCTGCAATGTGCCGTTCTTGCGCTTCTTCGACAGTCCATTTTCCGGTACCATGTTGACCAACCTTACCTGAAACAGATATAAGATATTGATCTTTGTTAAGCTCTTGAGATATAAGCGATAGAAGATATGAACGAATAAGAGCCCCATGCATCCACGCGTCACTAATGTGAGCGATATCAAGATTATTATAATAACCATTGCGCAAAATATCGAAGCCTTCGCCATAGGCCTGCAAAAGAGCGTATTCTATCCCATTATGTACCATCTTTACATAATGACCAGCGCCCGATGGACCGCAATATACATAGCCATCTTGAGCAGCTAGTGCTGCAAAAATAGGCAGACAATACGTAAAACTATCTAATTGACCACCAACCATAAGAGAAAAGCCTTCTTCGCATCCTAATTGGCCGCCAGAAACACCACAATCTACAAATTGTATACGTTGTTTCTGCAAGTACTCGTATCTTCTTATAGAATCTTTATAGTGGCTATTGCCACCATCAATAATAATAGTATTATGCAACCCAAGAGCTATAACCTGTCCCACTATTACATCAACCGCTTCTCCGGCAGGGAGCATTAACCAGATTATATCTACGTTATTTTTAATCATCTCTTCAAATGAAATTACCTGTTTAAAATGCTTCACAAATTCAGGTATTTCGACACGTGTGGGAGCAATATCATAACCAACAACATCATAACCCGCACGTAACAAACGTGTTGATAAAAGCTTCCCCATCGTACCCAACCCGACCATACCAATGCGTGATATTTTTTTCATATATGATCTTTCATCATGTCATAGGCAGCTACAGGGCCTAGAGAACCCTTTTTATATGTGTGTAGGGGCAATTGCATTCGCTTAACTTCATCGATAATATTCCATTGATATTCGATTTCATTAAAACTCACCGTGCTAGAACGATCTCCCCGTAATACCTTATCAAGTAAAAGCTCATAAGCTTGCGGCGTATACGGGCCAAATAAGCACGTATAACAAAATTCTAAAGGAACGCGTACCGTCTCATCATTTATACCAGGCTTTTTCGCATTAACTGTTAACACAAAACCTTCATCAGGAAAAATACGAATAGTAAGAACATTAGGCATACACAACTGGTTACTATTAAATAAACAGGCATGTTGTTCTTTGAAAAATATATTAATCTCGGTTTCTTTACGCGTAAGGCACTTGCCGGTGACAAGATACACAGGAACTTTTTGCCAAATACTGGTATCTATCACTATCTTAAGCGCCGCAAACGTTTCTGTTGTTGAATGCGCGTGTACATCTTGCTCATCCAAATACCCGTCATATTGACCTATAACCGCCTGCACCACACGCATATTTTGTAATATTTTCGTTTTATACGCATGCAATGTTGCACTATCAAGATTTTCAGGTTTTTCCATAGTGATAAGCGCAGCAAGCTGTAATAAATGATTTTGCATAACATCTTTTAATGCACCGTATCGATCATAATACTTACCACGATGTTCAATCGAAGCGGACTCATTAAGTGTTACTACAATACGATGTATATAATTATTATTCCACAATGGCTCAAAAATAGCATTTGCAGAACGCAAAACAAGAATATTATTCACTAATTCTCGTGTTAAATAATGATCGATATAATAAATTTGCTCTGCACTCAAAAAAGCCGTTATACCGTCATTTATTGCCCGGGCGGACACTACATCCCATCCCAATGGTTTTTCAAAAACAACCCGATGCAATATATTTTTTGAGCAAATTAAACGAGCATGAACACTGTTTTTAACAATAGAACAAAAAAGATCTGAAGGCGTGGCGCAATACACAACTCTTTGTTGATCGCAACCAAAAATATGTTCACACTGATCAACAAATTGAGATAACTGCGCGTACGTATCACTACTTGCAATATCACACTGATAATAGAAAAAACTTCTTACAAGTTCATCAAATGTTACTTGATGAAGCTCTTTTATATAAGCTCGAGCGTGAGACAAAATTTCTATTGCTGTGGTTTTTTGATCAGCAACGCCAATAATCAATAATTTTTTCTTTTTTTTAATAAGTTCATATACTGCAGGCAATAAGAGCCTCACTGACAAATCGCCCGTTACACCAAAAACAATAATAGTTTGAACAGCCATAAGCATCTTTCTGATAAAGATATACTTATGAAACCTATCAATAGGTTACCTCTTTTTACAAGAATTTATTAAGAACGCCGGTGCCGGTTATCTACATGAAGAGGCATTTCATTATTTTCTACAGAATGATCGTAAAAATCACGTAAATCCTGCGCTAATTCTGGATACGCCTTCTCAATAGTCATTACTTTACGACAATAACGAACATCGATCATTTTTCGCTTCCGTTCGTCTATAAGATGCCAATTATTATCACCACCATCTAAGACACCACGACAAAAAGCCTGTGTTAAAACAGCGGATCGCAATTCGTGATTAGCATAAGCTTTTTTATTTTTTTTCAAATAATCCCTCACCCAATAAATACCAGGCCCTCGTATATTCGCAGCAATATATAGACTAACATGAGGCTGATTATCAAAAAATTTTTGAGCCAATATATCGATCATATTGATCAAAAA harbors:
- the zwf gene encoding glucose-6-phosphate dehydrogenase — encoded protein: MAVQTIIVFGVTGDLSVRLLLPAVYELIKKKKKLLIIGVADQKTTAIEILSHARAYIKELHQVTFDELVRSFFYYQCDIASSDTYAQLSQFVDQCEHIFGCDQQRVVYCATPSDLFCSIVKNSVHARLICSKNILHRVVFEKPLGWDVVSARAINDGITAFLSAEQIYYIDHYLTRELVNNILVLRSANAIFEPLWNNNYIHRIVVTLNESASIEHRGKYYDRYGALKDVMQNHLLQLAALITMEKPENLDSATLHAYKTKILQNMRVVQAVIGQYDGYLDEQDVHAHSTTETFAALKIVIDTSIWQKVPVYLVTGKCLTRKETEINIFFKEQHACLFNSNQLCMPNVLTIRIFPDEGFVLTVNAKKPGINDETVRVPLEFCYTCLFGPYTPQAYELLLDKVLRGDRSSTVSFNEIEYQWNIIDEVKRMQLPLHTYKKGSLGPVAAYDMMKDHI
- the sppA gene encoding signal peptide peptidase SppA; its protein translation is MAKIADYLKNIFYLLIIVQLVPLLFMVIKKQYNNVMNPKTKVAVITIKGTVDNASQYTKHLQKYFKDKEIKALLLKIDSPGGTAGTAQTIFNEIKELKKEFPKPIVSLVENSCASGAYYIACATDTIIAPASSFIGSIGVYITQPNFKEFIEQFKIHYSVTQSGMYKTVGDPLLAPTTEGQALLQELTHDTYQQFISDVAECRHIPLQSNKEWADGKIFTGRQALGLKLIDKLGCFSTTEKIIKEKACITTEIEWIKPSKPSPLTTLFGGDDQDGQSYLETTLNTVYSWVTSKLDIAIV
- a CDS encoding SGNH/GDSL hydrolase family protein, yielding MGQTEYIFTYNDVTKIPFSIHWTASKTIRDVITQGLDITQYGARENDIALFTFGEVDVRHYSIDKERENKNFDKVLDSLVANYIAIINQNKKRYNNFHCIIMEVMPPVSNPGFYGPLADRISITHALNKKLSEACRIHDILFLRLHDLYANPDGSLNSALSDGCVHINMNHNLPLRRRLIELLLESKINVH
- the mreC gene encoding rod shape-determining protein MreC; the encoded protein is MAYQQNSLISLRMFLIGSIIFFAASRLFVLRPGTVEHVTSYILFPVIMCEHHVIKPIKKMLENRKTIDELTTIIDKYRQDNSALLAENIALVSTALYLEDYKELYEYEQRYSQENVVQAHVIVQNFSQNMHYLLLDKGHHAGVKVDMVAVHNNCLLGRVVEVYPYYCKIILITDPSCKIAAVCAKTHAQGIHEGLHEFNATAFTFVSHLNNLEVGDMIISKGDGLIFPHGFGLGRIKSYKLNEFSYVVEIEPLIDVRSISVCSLVYKK
- a CDS encoding AAA family ATPase; the protein is MKKLSQDFIANMSGPALDKVKVTFADVIDVNKYPFSLPIIKNLQEIEFPTQVTFFIGENGSGKSTILEAIAYKAGFGIEGGSKNINFATTHQNAYNGTQNLADAFTLSWRSKPANQNGYFFRAESFFNIANYIDELAKEDFKAYASYGGKSLHAQSHGESFLAFFNNRLGDGGFFILDEPEAALSPQRQLSLLAIMHKICKNPHSQFIIATHSPILLAYPNATIYSCDSDTLTKIAYTDAQHYKITKQFLDNPDRYLHHLFED
- a CDS encoding NADP-dependent phosphogluconate dehydrogenase, which codes for MKKISRIGMVGLGTMGKLLSTRLLRAGYDVVGYDIAPTRVEIPEFVKHFKQVISFEEMIKNNVDIIWLMLPAGEAVDVIVGQVIALGLHNTIIIDGGNSHYKDSIRRYEYLQKQRIQFVDCGVSGGQLGCEEGFSLMVGGQLDSFTYCLPIFAALAAQDGYVYCGPSGAGHYVKMVHNGIEYALLQAYGEGFDILRNGYYNNLDIAHISDAWMHGALIRSYLLSLISQELNKDQYLISVSGKVGQHGTGKWTVEEAQERHIAASLIAQAVKIREDSLKTGGSFATKLIALMRHVFGGHAFFN